A window of Mycolicibacterium holsaticum DSM 44478 = JCM 12374 genomic DNA:
GGGTCCCAGAATCGGGCCCGCCACGCTCTACCCTGTAGGTCGTGTCTCACGACGCGCCGGCGAGCGAGGCCCGCAGCCAAGGGCGCCCCGCCCGCGGTAAGTACTGGTGGCTGCGATGGGTGGTCATCGCCGTCGTGGTCGTCGTCCTCGCCGTCGAACTCGGGTTGGTGTGGGATCAGCTCGCCAAGGCCTGGCACAGCCTCTACACCGCCAACTGGGCCTGGGCGCTGGCCGCGGTGGGCACCGCGCTGGCCTCGATGCACTTCTTCGGCGACATCCAGCGCAAGCTGCTGCGGTCCGCCGGGGTTCCGGTGCGGCAGTGGCGATCTCAGGCGGCGTTCTACGCAGGCAACTCGCTGAGCACCACGCTGCCCGGCGGCCCAGTGCTGTCGGCGACGTTCATCTACCGGCAGCAACGCATCTGGGGTGCGACACCGGTCGTGGCGTCGTGGCAGTTGGTGATGTCGGGCGCGCTGCAGGTCATCAGCCTGACCCTGCTCGGGCTCGGCAGCGCGTTCTTTCTGGGCGCGCGGCAGAACCCCTTCTCGCTGGTCTTCACGCTCGCCGGGTTCCTTCTGCTGATCGTGCTGGCCCAGGCGGTCGCGTCGCGGCCCGAACTGCTCGACGGCATCGGGGTGCGGGTGCTGTCGTGGGTGAACTATCTGCGCACCAAACCGGCGGACAACGGTGTGACGAAGTGGCGCGAGACGCTCGCGCAGCTCGAGTCGGTGAAGCTGTCACGCCCGCAGCTGGGCGTCGCGTTCGTGTGGTCGATGTTCACGCTGGTTACCGGCGTGGCCACGCTGCTGTTCTCCTGCTACGCGGCCGGGGAGCGGCCCTCGCTGCTCGGGGTGGTGGTGGCCTACGTGGCCGCCCGCGCGGTCGGCTCGATACCGCTGATGCCCGGCGGGCTGCTGATGGTGGAGGCGGTGCTGGTGCCCGGTCTGGTGTCGAGCGGGATGACGCTGGCTTCGGCGATCTCGGCGATGCTCATCTACCGGCTGATCAGCTGGGTGTTCATCGCGGCCATCGGCTGGGTGGTGTTCTTCTTCATGTTCCGTACCGAGTCGGAGATAGACCCCGACGCAATTGCCGACGCCACCCAGGCGTGATTGGAGCCCGCATGCCGCCCCTCGTCGACGAGCAGACCCGCCCTGCGCTGACCGCGCTGGCCACCGACCTCGTCTGCGTCGTCGTGTTCTGTACCGTCGGCAGGCGCAGCCACGCCGAAGGCCTCGACCTGGCTGGCATCGCCGAGACGGCGTGGCCGTTTCTGTCCGGGGCCGCGCTCGGCTGGCTGGTGTCGCGCGGTTGGCGCCGGCCGGTCGCGGTGGTGCCGACCGGCGTGCTGGTGTGGGTGTGCACGATCGTGGTGGGGATGCTGCTGCGCAAGCTGACCTCAGCCGGTGTGGCGCCGAGTTTCGTTGTGGTGGCGTCGATTTCGACCGCGGTGCTGCTACTGGGCTGGCGCGTCGTCGTCGCGGTCATGGTGAGCCGCCGCTGAGGACGACACGGTCAGCGTGGCGCGTAACCCGCCGAGCGGACCGTCGGACAACTCGATGTCGCCACCGTGCAGGGTGGCCTGCTGGGCGACCAGCGCCAGCCCGAGCCCGGAACCGCCCGGTGCGGCGGTGCTGCCGCGGGCGAACCGGCCCAGCACCGATCGGTGCTCGGCGACCGGAAGGCCGCGGCCGTTGTCGTCGACGACGATCGTCACCACAGTGTCGTGGCGCTGCGCGGTGAGCACGATCCGCGTCGCCTGACCGTGGTGAATCGCGTTGCGCACCAGGTTGTCCACCGCCAGCCGCAGCCCGCTGGGCCAGCCCCAGATGGAGCCGAGGCGGTCGTCGGCGTCCACCACGATCTGCGCAGGGCTGCCCGGCCGGCTGTTCTCCCGTGCGACGCGGTCGAGCAGGTCGGTGACGTCGATGAGCTCGCGGTCCTTGGGCTGCGCGAGCTGACCCGACGCCAGCTGACCGAGCGCGGTGATGATCGCCTCCACCCGGCGCTGCGCGCGGGCCAGGTCGGCCACCACCTCCGAACGTTCATCGGCGGGTAGGTCGTGGATCCGCAGCGTGTCCAGATCGGCGCGCATCGCGGTCAACGGGGTGCGCAGTTCGTGGGCGGCGGTGGCGGCGAAATCCTGAGCGGCCTGCAACGAGTTGGTGGTGGACTGCTGGGCGGCGGCCAGCCGGCGCAGCATCTCGGTCATCGCCTCGGACAGCTCCTCGGCTTCACGCACCCCGTGCACCGCAGGCAGCTTCTCGGTGTCCTTGCCGAGCCGCTTGGTGTGCTCGGTCAGGTTGCGCAGCGGGCGGATCGCCGGGCCGGCGAGCAGCCATCCCAGCCCGCCGGCGATCAACACCGTCACCACCCCGACCGCGGTGTAGGCCGGGATCCGCGACGGGCTCAACAGGATGCTGTCGGCGCGGATGCCGACCGACATCAGCAGCCCGCCCTGCTGCTCGACGGTGATGGTGCGGACCCGGTACTCCACGCCGTTGACCTCCACGGTGTCGGTGCCCGGTGCGAGCCGCGGCAGCTGGAAGCCGCGCTGGAACACCACCTGGCCGTCGGACACCGACCGGCCTGTTGTCAGCACGCCCTGGCGTGGGTCGTCGAGTTGGCTGGGCCGCATGCTCGCGGCGATGATCGCGTCGAGGCGCCGATCCAGTTGCTCGTCATCGTTGTTCGCCAACACCACCGAGGTCAACACGGTGAATGCGGCGACGACGGCGGCCGCGGCCACCGCTGCGGCCACCGCCACCCGGGTGCGCAGCGACGCCGAGCGCAGGAACCGCGGTGCGCGCACCCGTCAGGCCTCGTCGGGCCGGTGGTGGCTCACGACTCGTCTCGCAGCACGTACCCGATCCCGCGAACCGTGTGGATGACCCGCGGCAGCCCATCGCGTTCGAGCTTGCGCCGCAGATAGGAGATGAACACGTCGGCGACGTTGGTGTCGACGTCGAAGTCGTAGCCCCAGACCAGTTCCAGCAGCCGTTGGCGGCTCAGCACCACGCCCGCGTTCTCGGCCAGCACGGCCAGCAGGTCGAACTCGCGCTTGGTCAGATCGACGCGCTCCCCTTCGACGAACACCAACCGGCGTGCGGTGTCGATCGTCAACGGGCCCACGGTCATCGGGTGTGACGACTGGTCGGAGTGGCTCGACCGGCGCAGCAGCGCGTTCAGCCGGGCCACCAACTCCCCCAGGTCGAACGGTTTGGTCAGGTAGTCGTCGGCGCCGGCTTCCAGCCCGGCGATGCGGTCGTTGACGGTGTCACGCGCCGACAGCACGCAGATCGGGATGTCGTTTCCCAACGCGCGCAGCGCGGTCACCACCGCGACGCCGTCGAGCTCCGGCATCTGCACGTCGAGCACCAGCGCGTCGTGCGTTTCCGTGGACAGCAGCCGCAGCGCCTCTTTACCGCTGGCCGCGACCCGGACGTCGAACCCGGAATGGCGCAGTCCGCGCGCCACCGACGTCCGGACATCCGGGTCGTCGTCGACCATCAGCACGGTGCGGCCCGCGCTGTCCTGCTGCGCGGGCGGCCCAGCCGGCACGCGGATTATCAGATGGGATCGGCGAGACCGTCACCGTTGGTGTCGCCGCAGCGGTTCTTCAGGTCGACCAGCGGCTGACGGATGTTCGTCAGCTCGGCACGCACCTGAGGATTGTTGTTCAGGTACTCCTTGACCTTGGGCTGGACGTCCTCACGCTCGAGACCCTCGAGGCTGGTGAAGAACCAGTTCACATCGGGGTGCGTGAACAGGTACGCCGACGTCGCAGCCGAGACGCCGGATGCCACACCGGCCAGATCGGCCGCGGTGCAGTTCGGTGGCGCGTCGGCCAGGGCCGACGGCGCCACGGTCGCAGCACCAAACAACATCGCACCGGCAATCGCGCCGGTGCCGACCGCGCCAGCTACTGCACGTCGCGCAGAACGGGCCGAGAGCAACATGGACAAGCTCCTTCGTCGAAAGTGGAGTGGCCGTAACCGTGGGCGGTTACCGACATAAACCAACTGGGACCAACCCTGAAAAGCTAAGCAGAATGTCCGCCGACTTTCCTGTCTTGCGATGAACCGGCCGCAAGAAAGTCCGAAACCGCAGTTCAGGCCCCCACCTGCACGGGTGCTCGCGTCGCCTGCGGCTACGGCAAGCCTGTGATGGCCGGCCCCGGCAACCGGCCCGGGCCGGGCGAAACCGTCGACCGCGCGGGCGACTGCACCGCGGCCGACGTATCGGGCAATCCCACGTTCTGCGCCGACGGCAGCGTCCCTGGCAAACTCGCGGGCGGCTGCTGCACGGACTGCTGCGCCTGCTGCATCAGACCCATCAGCTGGGGCAGGGTGAGCGGCAGCTTGCACCGGCTGGACAGCGAAGCCAGCGGCTGCTGCAGCTGTTGCAGCTCCTTGGCCGCCTTCGGGTTCGCGTCGAAGTAGGCCTTGAGCGCACCCAGCGACTGCGGCCCGGCCTGCTGCTGCGAGATCGTCGTCAACGCCTGGTTGGTCTGCGGATGCTCGTCGAGATAGTCGCCGATCGACGTGGCGACCGAACCGATCGTCTTGGCGACCTCGCTGGCCGCGCACGGGTCGGCGGCGGCCGTCGCCGACGGGGTCAAGGGGCCCGTCGGCATGGTCAGCCCGGCCACCACTGCGCCTGCGGCGGCGGTAGCGGCGAACACGGCGGTGAGGCCGCGTCGCAGGGCACGGGTGGTCGGTTGCATGGGCACTCCTAACGGCTGGCGGACGTTTGCGCTGCCTCGCAAAACATGCGATCGGCGGCAGCGGTGTCCCCGACGACAAGGCCGACGAAAAGCGCGGCGAACCTGCCAGCGCACATATTGCCATCTGCTGCGCCGGACCCGCGAATTCCGCAGGCCCATCCACCGGCGTCGGACAGGAAACCCGCAGCCAGCCCACACCGGCGCCGACGCTATCCACAGGGCAGGATTAGAAGTGCTTAAAGCGTTGCTGGCAGGTTGTTCGCCCGACCGCGCAATACCACAGCCTGTTGTACGCTCACGCTACGAAACGCCGTGCAGAAATGGGGAGTTCACCATCCAGCAGTTCATGATGCGCTTGAGCAGCACCCTGCGCAGATATCGCTGGGCGGTGTTCGCGGTTTGGCTGCTACTTCTGGTGCCGTCGATCTATCTCGGGCTGGGCCACGGCGGCCAGCTGACCGGCGGCGGGTTCGAGGTGGAAGGCTCCCAGTCGCTGCGCGTGCAGCGCGAGCTCGAAGAGCACTTCCCCGACCAGGGTGCGTCCCCGTTGGCGCTGGTCGCCGCCCCGCGCGCCGACGCGTCGTATGAGGACATGAACGTCGCCGTCGCGCACCTGGAACGGGTGGCCGCCGAGGTGCCCAGCGTCAAGGCGGTGCCCACCCCGCGCCAGCCGCCGCCGCAACCGGACCGGCCCTACGTCGTCACGCTTGAGCTGGACTTCGACAACACCGGCGCCGTCGATGTCGCCAAACAGCTGCGCGAGAAGGTCGGCGTCGACGGCGAGGACCCCGGCGAGATCGCCAACGGCAAGGTCAAGCTGTATGTCATCGGCCAGGGCGCACTGGGCGCGGCCGCGTCGCAGGCCACCAAACACGACATCGCTCAGGCCGAGCGGTGGAACCTTCCGATCGTCCTGATCATATTGCTCGCGGTGTTCGGCTCGCTGGCGGCCGCGGCGATGCCGCTGCTGCTGGGCATCTGCACGGTAGTGGTGACGATGGGCCTGGTCTACCTGCTGTCGATGGTCACCACGATGTCGGTGTTCGTCACGTCGACGGTGTCCATGTTCGGCATCGCCGTGGCCATCGACTACTCGCTGTTCATCCTCATGCGGTTCCGCGAAGAACTGCGCGCCGGCCGCGACGCCGACCAGGCCGCCGACGCCGCGATGGCCACCTCCGGGCTGGCCGTGGTGCTCTCCGGCGTGACGGTGATCGCGTCGGTGACCGGCATCTATCTGATCGCGACCCCGGTGCTGGAGTCGATGGCCACCGGCGCGATCCTCGCGGTCGCGGTGGCCGTGCTGACATCGACGACGCTGACGCCTGCCGTGCTGGCCACGTTCGGGCGGCGGGCGGCCAAACGGTCGTCGTACCTGCACTGGTCCCGCAGGCCGGAGACCACCCAGTCACGGTTCTGGACCCGCTGGACCGGTCAGGTGATGCGCCGCCCGTGGCTGTCGGCGCTGACGGCGTCGGCGCTGCTGCTGATTTTGGCGTTCCCGGCATTTTCAATGGTGCTGGGCAACAGCATGCAACGCCAGTTCGAGCCGACGCACGAGATCCGCGGCGGCGTCAACGCGGCGGCTGAGGCGTTGGGCCCCGGCGCGCTCGGCCCGGTTCGGGTGCTGGTGAGCTTCCCCGACGGCAATGCGGCATCGGCGCCGTCGAAGGAACCGGTGCTGGAATCGATCCGGCAGCGAATGGCCCAGGGCCCCAACGTCATATCGGTGACACCGCCGGTGTTCGGGGAGGACTACCGGCACGCCTTGCTTTCGGCGGTGTTGTCGGTGGATCCCGAGGACATGGCCGCCCGCGACGCGGTCAACTGGATGCGCGCGGAGCTACCGAACACCCCGGGACTCGACGGCGCCCGCATCGACGTCGGCGGGCCGACCGCGCTGATCAAGGACTTCGACGACCGGGTGGCGGCGACCCAACCGCTGGTGTTCGTGTTCGTGGCGCTGATCGCGTTCGTGATGCTGCTGGTGGCGATCCGCTCCCCGGTGCTGGCCGCCAAGGGCGTGCTGATGACGGTGCTGTCGGTGGCGGCGGCCTACGGCAGCCTGGTCGCGGTGTTCCAGTGGGGCTGGCTGGAGGTGCTCGGCTTCGCGCCGATCTCGTCGCTGGACAGCACGATTCCGCCGCTGGTGCTGGCGATCGCGTTCGGCCTCTCCATGGACTACGAGATCTTCCTGCTGACCCGTATCCGCGAGCGGTATCTGCAGACCCACAACACCCGCGACGCCGTCGCGTACGGGGTGAGCACCAGCGCCCGCACCATCACCAGCGCCGCGCTGATCATGATCGCGGTGTTCATCGGGTTCGCGTTCGCCGGTATGCCGCTGGTGGCCCAGCTCGGCGTGGCGTGCGCGGTGGCCATCGCCGTCGACGCGACGGTGGTGCGGCTGGTGCTGGTGCCCGCGCTGATGGCGATGTTCGACGAGTGGAACTGGTGGCTGCCGCGTTGGCTGGACCGCATCCTGCCGTCGGTGGACTTCGAGAAGCCGCTACCCAAGGTGGATACGCCCGATCTGGTGATCATCCCCGACGACATCTCCTCGCTCGGCCCCTCCGGCTCGGACCTGCGCACCGTGGTCAAGTCCGCGGCCCGGCTGAAAACCCTTGCTCCCCACGCGGTTACCGTGTCCGATCCGCTGGCGCTCAGCGGCTGCGAACCCGTCACCACCACGTTGCGCACCGCCGATGTGCTCAACGGCGGCCATCGAAACGGCGCGGGCACCAAGACCATGACCGGTACGGCGTTGCCGGTGCATCCGGTGACGCTGTGGCGCGGCCGGCTCGCGGTGGCGCTCGACGCGCTCGAGGCGGCGTCGGACTACGAGAGCGCGGTGCTCAAGCGGTGCAGCCCGGTGGAGACCACCAACGTCCAACTGCCCACCGGTGACCGTCTCCAGATCCCCACCTGCGCTGAGACATTGCGGTTGAAGGGCTACCTGATCATGTGCCGCAACAGCGCACGGGACTTCGCGGAGTTCGCCGAGTTGGTCGACGGCCTTGAGACTCGGAC
This region includes:
- a CDS encoding lysylphosphatidylglycerol synthase transmembrane domain-containing protein; the encoded protein is MSHDAPASEARSQGRPARGKYWWLRWVVIAVVVVVLAVELGLVWDQLAKAWHSLYTANWAWALAAVGTALASMHFFGDIQRKLLRSAGVPVRQWRSQAAFYAGNSLSTTLPGGPVLSATFIYRQQRIWGATPVVASWQLVMSGALQVISLTLLGLGSAFFLGARQNPFSLVFTLAGFLLLIVLAQAVASRPELLDGIGVRVLSWVNYLRTKPADNGVTKWRETLAQLESVKLSRPQLGVAFVWSMFTLVTGVATLLFSCYAAGERPSLLGVVVAYVAARAVGSIPLMPGGLLMVEAVLVPGLVSSGMTLASAISAMLIYRLISWVFIAAIGWVVFFFMFRTESEIDPDAIADATQA
- a CDS encoding DUF3054 domain-containing protein, with amino-acid sequence MPPLVDEQTRPALTALATDLVCVVVFCTVGRRSHAEGLDLAGIAETAWPFLSGAALGWLVSRGWRRPVAVVPTGVLVWVCTIVVGMLLRKLTSAGVAPSFVVVASISTAVLLLGWRVVVAVMVSRR
- a CDS encoding sensor histidine kinase; this translates as MRAPRFLRSASLRTRVAVAAAVAAAAVVAAFTVLTSVVLANNDDEQLDRRLDAIIAASMRPSQLDDPRQGVLTTGRSVSDGQVVFQRGFQLPRLAPGTDTVEVNGVEYRVRTITVEQQGGLLMSVGIRADSILLSPSRIPAYTAVGVVTVLIAGGLGWLLAGPAIRPLRNLTEHTKRLGKDTEKLPAVHGVREAEELSEAMTEMLRRLAAAQQSTTNSLQAAQDFAATAAHELRTPLTAMRADLDTLRIHDLPADERSEVVADLARAQRRVEAIITALGQLASGQLAQPKDRELIDVTDLLDRVARENSRPGSPAQIVVDADDRLGSIWGWPSGLRLAVDNLVRNAIHHGQATRIVLTAQRHDTVVTIVVDDNGRGLPVAEHRSVLGRFARGSTAAPGGSGLGLALVAQQATLHGGDIELSDGPLGGLRATLTVSSSAAAHHDRDDDAPAQ
- a CDS encoding response regulator transcription factor; this translates as MVDDDPDVRTSVARGLRHSGFDVRVAASGKEALRLLSTETHDALVLDVQMPELDGVAVVTALRALGNDIPICVLSARDTVNDRIAGLEAGADDYLTKPFDLGELVARLNALLRRSSHSDQSSHPMTVGPLTIDTARRLVFVEGERVDLTKREFDLLAVLAENAGVVLSRQRLLELVWGYDFDVDTNVADVFISYLRRKLERDGLPRVIHTVRGIGYVLRDES
- a CDS encoding heme-binding protein, with translation MLLSARSARRAVAGAVGTGAIAGAMLFGAATVAPSALADAPPNCTAADLAGVASGVSAATSAYLFTHPDVNWFFTSLEGLEREDVQPKVKEYLNNNPQVRAELTNIRQPLVDLKNRCGDTNGDGLADPI
- a CDS encoding hemophore, encoding MQPTTRALRRGLTAVFAATAAAGAVVAGLTMPTGPLTPSATAAADPCAASEVAKTIGSVATSIGDYLDEHPQTNQALTTISQQQAGPQSLGALKAYFDANPKAAKELQQLQQPLASLSSRCKLPLTLPQLMGLMQQAQQSVQQPPASLPGTLPSAQNVGLPDTSAAVQSPARSTVSPGPGRLPGPAITGLP
- a CDS encoding MMPL family transporter → MMRLSSTLRRYRWAVFAVWLLLLVPSIYLGLGHGGQLTGGGFEVEGSQSLRVQRELEEHFPDQGASPLALVAAPRADASYEDMNVAVAHLERVAAEVPSVKAVPTPRQPPPQPDRPYVVTLELDFDNTGAVDVAKQLREKVGVDGEDPGEIANGKVKLYVIGQGALGAAASQATKHDIAQAERWNLPIVLIILLAVFGSLAAAAMPLLLGICTVVVTMGLVYLLSMVTTMSVFVTSTVSMFGIAVAIDYSLFILMRFREELRAGRDADQAADAAMATSGLAVVLSGVTVIASVTGIYLIATPVLESMATGAILAVAVAVLTSTTLTPAVLATFGRRAAKRSSYLHWSRRPETTQSRFWTRWTGQVMRRPWLSALTASALLLILAFPAFSMVLGNSMQRQFEPTHEIRGGVNAAAEALGPGALGPVRVLVSFPDGNAASAPSKEPVLESIRQRMAQGPNVISVTPPVFGEDYRHALLSAVLSVDPEDMAARDAVNWMRAELPNTPGLDGARIDVGGPTALIKDFDDRVAATQPLVFVFVALIAFVMLLVAIRSPVLAAKGVLMTVLSVAAAYGSLVAVFQWGWLEVLGFAPISSLDSTIPPLVLAIAFGLSMDYEIFLLTRIRERYLQTHNTRDAVAYGVSTSARTITSAALIMIAVFIGFAFAGMPLVAQLGVACAVAIAVDATVVRLVLVPALMAMFDEWNWWLPRWLDRILPSVDFEKPLPKVDTPDLVIIPDDISSLGPSGSDLRTVVKSAARLKTLAPHAVTVSDPLALSGCEPVTTTLRTADVLNGGHRNGAGTKTMTGTALPVHPVTLWRGRLAVALDALEAASDYESAVLKRCSPVETTNVQLPTGDRLQIPTCAETLRLKGYLIMCRNSARDFAEFAELVDGLETRTAALVLGGMDRYYAGEQARQQWVATQLVRRLADPQPSDEHDTRMSGPEAETDWARVRQRCLSVAVAMLEEAR